Proteins from a genomic interval of Spiroplasma endosymbiont of Lonchoptera lutea:
- the serS gene encoding serine--tRNA ligase, whose protein sequence is MIDINYLSENIDEVIKRLTTRNADFLYLKKVKQLNMERKEIITKLEQKQAEHNKQSKLIASLIQKEKTNEIEVLKENLGSNKLLIETLKQQLLVVASEIKDLLLKTPNIPEITVPIGISEADNVEVKKWNENKALKSTHPHWDIAKDLDIIDFIRATKITGSRFVIYKNAGARLVRALINLMLDVHYQSGYEEIIPPTIVNANSLITTGNLPKFKEDLFQLQEKDYYLIPTAEVPITNLYQDEIIDGHKLPLKYCAYTTCYRSEAGAAGKDTRGIIRLHQFHKVELVKITKSEQSYDELEKLTNDACKILELLELPYRVIELCTGELGFSAAKTYDIEVWMPSQNKYHEISSCSNCEDFQARRGKIRYKVKSQDNAKLVHTLNGSGLAVDRLVAAILENNYQSDSKTVVIPKILQKYLGGLEKITV, encoded by the coding sequence TTATCAGAAAATATTGATGAAGTTATTAAAAGATTAACAACCAGAAATGCTGATTTTTTGTATTTAAAAAAAGTTAAACAATTAAATATGGAACGCAAAGAAATTATTACTAAATTAGAGCAAAAACAAGCAGAACATAATAAACAATCAAAATTAATTGCATCATTAATACAAAAAGAGAAAACTAATGAAATTGAAGTCTTAAAAGAAAATTTGGGAAGTAATAAGTTATTAATTGAAACATTAAAACAGCAATTACTAGTTGTTGCAAGTGAAATTAAGGATTTGTTATTAAAAACACCAAATATTCCTGAAATTACTGTTCCTATTGGGATAAGTGAAGCCGATAATGTTGAAGTTAAAAAATGAAATGAAAACAAGGCTTTAAAATCAACGCATCCGCATTGAGATATTGCGAAAGATTTAGATATTATTGATTTTATTCGGGCAACAAAAATAACTGGTAGTCGTTTTGTTATTTATAAAAACGCTGGTGCCCGCTTAGTTCGTGCCTTAATTAATTTAATGTTAGATGTTCATTATCAATCTGGTTATGAGGAAATTATTCCGCCAACAATTGTTAATGCAAATTCATTAATTACTACGGGAAATCTGCCTAAATTTAAAGAAGATTTATTTCAATTACAAGAAAAAGATTATTATTTAATTCCTACGGCAGAAGTACCAATAACTAATTTATATCAAGATGAAATTATTGATGGTCATAAGTTACCGTTAAAATATTGTGCTTATACCACTTGTTATCGTTCTGAAGCGGGAGCAGCTGGTAAGGATACGCGAGGAATAATTCGTTTGCATCAATTTCATAAAGTTGAGTTAGTTAAAATTACTAAATCAGAACAATCATATGATGAATTAGAAAAGTTAACTAATGATGCTTGTAAAATTTTAGAACTTTTAGAACTACCATACCGCGTTATTGAACTTTGTACAGGTGAATTAGGATTTAGTGCTGCGAAAACTTATGATATTGAAGTTTGAATGCCTTCACAAAATAAATATCATGAAATTTCTTCTTGTTCTAATTGTGAAGATTTTCAAGCCCGAAGAGGAAAAATTCGTTATAAAGTAAAGTCACAAGATAATGCTAAGTTAGTTCATACATTAAATGGTTCGGGATTAGCAGTTGATCGTTTGGTAGCGGCAATTTTAGAAAATAATTATCAATCTGATAGTAAAACGGTTGTGATTCCTAAGATATTGCAAAAGTATTTAGGAGGATTAGAAAAGATTACCGTTTAA